A region of Streptomyces halobius DNA encodes the following proteins:
- a CDS encoding STAS domain-containing protein yields MSLKVAEGEQGRWAVLQVSGEMDLVTSPAVRQHVHDAVADGRRSLVLDLSEVRFCDSSGVGVLIAARRLMRSCQGRLRLILPAQGAVDGSHVNRVLAALGVRRLFEVYPDLHTAVDETAAPLSA; encoded by the coding sequence GTGTCGTTGAAGGTGGCAGAGGGCGAACAGGGCCGTTGGGCCGTACTGCAGGTTTCCGGTGAGATGGACCTGGTCACCTCGCCCGCGGTGCGCCAGCATGTGCACGACGCGGTGGCGGACGGCCGGCGCAGCCTGGTGCTCGATCTCTCCGAGGTCCGGTTCTGCGACTCCAGCGGCGTCGGTGTGCTGATCGCGGCACGCCGTTTGATGCGCTCCTGTCAGGGGCGGCTGCGACTGATCCTGCCCGCCCAGGGGGCCGTCGACGGATCGCATGTCAACCGTGTGCTGGCGGCGCTCGGCGTCCGCCGGCTCTTCGAGGTCTACCCGGATCTGCACACGGCCGTCGACGAGACCGCCGCACCGCTCTCCGCCTGA
- a CDS encoding ABC transporter substrate-binding protein, with the protein MTGRRRSFPRPFSHAPAVAIASAVVCTAAIASLLGGCGSLPGVSGNSGEKTPITVMTWAPEGTKATNMPGMPAMAEAYARWVNSQGGLSGHPLKVLTCNDHNDSVAAAQCAQQAADKGAVAVVGSYSLFGRSFLSPLEVNGIPFIGGYGASEEEFSSPLSYPVNGGQASLLAGNGRQLARNCERVALIRPDTIQGDQMPELLNSGLEKGKRKPAHDIKAPEDGTDYSGEVTRALQEVGADPSDAGTLASDGQSTGSCVTASLGDHTDAFFDSYRRLQKDRPKVHIASVLGSVNQSLVDRTGGASGPLEGAYLTGWYPVAGDARWEPMRKVIHDHAFGDNRIDPADQGVQTTWIAYTVLKALVQQLDDKGVTEITRHALQKALDRGDRAIDTGGLTPKLRWRDDDMLAVQDFPRIVNATVTYQAVQDGHLVAVQDGFVNVTKTLEERRTEG; encoded by the coding sequence ATGACCGGACGGCGACGCTCCTTCCCCCGCCCCTTCTCCCATGCTCCCGCGGTCGCCATCGCTTCGGCGGTGGTATGCACGGCGGCCATCGCGTCATTGCTCGGCGGCTGTGGCTCCCTCCCCGGCGTCTCGGGGAACTCCGGGGAGAAGACGCCGATCACGGTCATGACCTGGGCGCCGGAGGGCACCAAGGCGACCAATATGCCGGGTATGCCGGCCATGGCGGAGGCGTACGCCCGCTGGGTCAACTCGCAGGGCGGCCTCAGCGGCCACCCCTTGAAGGTCCTCACCTGCAACGATCACAACGACTCGGTGGCCGCCGCACAGTGCGCCCAGCAAGCGGCGGACAAGGGAGCGGTCGCCGTCGTCGGCTCGTACAGCCTGTTCGGCCGGTCGTTCCTGTCGCCCCTTGAAGTCAACGGCATACCCTTCATCGGCGGCTACGGCGCCTCGGAGGAGGAGTTCTCCAGCCCGCTCTCCTACCCCGTCAACGGCGGCCAGGCGTCCCTGCTCGCCGGCAACGGACGCCAGTTGGCGCGCAACTGCGAGCGCGTCGCGCTGATACGGCCGGACACCATCCAGGGCGACCAGATGCCCGAGCTCCTCAACTCCGGCCTGGAGAAAGGCAAAAGGAAGCCGGCCCACGACATCAAGGCACCCGAGGACGGCACCGACTACTCGGGCGAGGTGACCCGGGCCCTGCAGGAGGTGGGCGCGGATCCGTCCGACGCCGGGACGCTGGCGAGCGACGGGCAGTCCACCGGCTCCTGTGTGACCGCATCGCTCGGCGACCACACGGACGCGTTCTTCGATTCGTACCGGCGCCTCCAGAAAGACCGCCCCAAGGTGCATATCGCGTCCGTCCTCGGCAGCGTCAACCAGTCGCTGGTCGACCGTACGGGCGGCGCCTCGGGACCGCTGGAGGGCGCGTATCTCACCGGCTGGTACCCGGTGGCCGGCGATGCGCGCTGGGAGCCGATGCGCAAGGTCATCCACGACCACGCCTTCGGCGACAACCGCATCGACCCGGCCGACCAGGGCGTCCAGACGACGTGGATCGCCTACACCGTGCTGAAGGCGCTGGTCCAGCAGCTGGACGACAAGGGCGTCACGGAGATCACCCGGCACGCCCTGCAGAAGGCGCTGGACCGCGGCGACCGCGCCATCGACACCGGCGGTCTGACCCCGAAGCTGCGCTGGCGCGACGACGACATGCTGGCCGTCCAGGATTTCCCGCGCATCGTCAACGCCACGGTGACGTACCAGGCCGTCCAGGACGGGCACCTGGTCGCCGTGCAGGACGGCTTCGTGAATGTCACCAAGACGCTGGAGGAGCGCCGTACGGAGGGCTGA
- the purU gene encoding formyltetrahydrofolate deformylase, producing the protein MSESQPTQPGPNDRPGQNEQYVLTLSCPDKQGIVHAVSSYLFITGCNIEDSQQFGDHDTGLFFMRVHFSADASVGVEKLRASFAAVGDSFHMDWQIHRADEKMRVILMVSKFGHCLNDLLFRSRIGALPIEIAAVVSNHTDFAELVGSYDLPFHHIPVTRDTKPQAEAQLLELVRAENVELVVLARYMQVLSDDLCKALSGRIINIHHSFLPSFKGAKPYHQAHARGVKLIGATAHYVTADLDEGPIIEQEVERVGHEVTPDQLVAIGRDVECQALARAVKWHSEHRVLLNGSRTVVFA; encoded by the coding sequence ATGAGCGAGTCGCAGCCCACCCAGCCCGGCCCGAACGACCGGCCCGGCCAGAACGAACAGTATGTCCTGACGCTGTCCTGCCCGGACAAGCAGGGGATCGTGCACGCCGTCTCCAGCTATCTCTTCATCACCGGCTGCAACATCGAGGACAGCCAGCAGTTCGGCGACCACGACACCGGGCTGTTCTTCATGCGGGTCCACTTCAGCGCGGATGCCTCGGTGGGCGTCGAGAAGCTGCGGGCCAGCTTCGCGGCGGTGGGCGACTCCTTCCACATGGACTGGCAGATCCACCGGGCCGACGAGAAGATGCGCGTCATCCTGATGGTGTCCAAGTTCGGGCACTGCCTCAACGACCTGCTCTTCCGCTCGCGGATCGGCGCGCTGCCGATCGAGATCGCGGCCGTGGTCTCCAACCACACGGACTTCGCCGAGCTCGTCGGCTCGTACGACCTCCCCTTCCACCACATTCCGGTCACCCGCGACACCAAGCCCCAGGCCGAGGCGCAGCTGCTGGAGCTGGTGCGCGCCGAGAACGTCGAGCTGGTGGTGCTGGCCCGCTATATGCAGGTGCTCTCCGACGATCTGTGCAAGGCGTTGTCCGGCCGGATCATCAACATCCACCACTCCTTCCTCCCGAGCTTCAAGGGCGCCAAGCCGTATCACCAGGCGCATGCCCGCGGCGTGAAGCTCATCGGTGCCACCGCGCACTATGTGACCGCGGACCTCGATGAGGGCCCGATCATCGAGCAGGAGGTCGAGCGCGTCGGCCATGAGGTCACGCCGGACCAGCTCGTGGCGATCGGCCGGGATGTGGAGTGCCAGGCCCTGGCGCGGGCCGTGAAGTGGCACAGTGAGCACCGGGTGCTGCTGAACGGCAGCCGGACCGTCGTCTTCGCTTAG
- a CDS encoding response regulator, producing the protein MIRVAVVDDERLVRSGLRMILGTAPDIEMVADCSGAEAVDAVLQSAAEVVLLDIRMPDVDGLTVLRRLRTTPDPPAVAMLTTFDAQEYLTAALREGAAGFLLKDSDPEQLVRAVRTLAAGGSVLDPGVTRAVIGGYLTAEDQAAAARAVSGLTPRESEVLALLGEGLGNAQIADRMGLAPSTVKDHVRALLGKLGGINRIQAAIVADRAGLVTGARRGT; encoded by the coding sequence GTGATCCGTGTCGCTGTGGTGGACGACGAGCGGCTCGTCAGATCCGGACTGCGGATGATCCTGGGCACCGCCCCGGACATCGAGATGGTCGCGGACTGCAGCGGTGCCGAGGCCGTGGACGCCGTGCTGCAGAGCGCGGCCGAGGTCGTACTGCTGGACATCCGGATGCCGGACGTGGACGGTCTGACCGTGCTGCGCCGACTGCGCACGACCCCCGATCCGCCGGCCGTGGCGATGCTCACCACCTTTGACGCGCAGGAGTACCTGACCGCCGCGCTGCGCGAGGGCGCGGCCGGGTTCCTGCTCAAGGACTCCGACCCCGAGCAGCTGGTACGGGCCGTACGGACGCTGGCGGCGGGCGGCAGTGTGCTGGACCCGGGCGTCACCCGCGCGGTGATCGGCGGCTACCTCACGGCCGAGGACCAGGCCGCCGCGGCGCGCGCCGTCAGCGGGCTGACCCCGCGGGAGTCGGAGGTGCTGGCCCTGCTCGGCGAGGGGCTGGGCAATGCCCAGATAGCCGACCGGATGGGGCTGGCCCCGAGCACCGTCAAGGACCACGTCCGCGCCCTGCTGGGCAAATTGGGCGGTATCAACCGCATCCAGGCCGCCATCGTCGCCGACCGTGCGGGTCTGGTCACCGGCGCCCGCCGGGGGACGTGA
- a CDS encoding serine/threonine-protein kinase produces the protein MGIFGGEGRLIGGRYRLGIRLGRGGMGTVWQATDELLGRQVAVKELHLDEGAAEPEARLQRDRAIREARTVAQIKHPNVIVVHDVVLQDGQPWIVMELVEGPSLADRLYSGGPFAPREAARIGLALLGALRAAHTRGVLHRDLKPANVLMEAGTGRVVLTDFGIARVPGVTTLTETGGFVGSPEYTAPERMEGRGTGPEADLWSLGVLLCAALSGESPFRRDSLGGVLHAVVYDEIEIPEAARPLLAVVQGLLERRPVRRLDIAETETMLRGYLESGRAPERGAHGGPGGHGGFRGHGGAGHGSGQGSGHGSGRGAGHGAVGAAAVAGGPGGPGAPGGPGGPGGAPGGPGGPGGFGGLGRHAPLHDGPGAGRAGEHPPSEDPVHGHPLPGSPPFASTPPDSHPFHGLTPPGHGGAHPGVPAGRAPGVPFPAALDDRAPAVAARPRTGRTRTALLIALAVVVIGGAGAGISALLMSKGGTDDNHGEHSRPSGSRQAADAKPPRKPGGANPTVTVPSEPSPGATAKLPAGYTLVRDPEGFSFAVPDGFTRSYENDRVYYYSQGKRFRIGVQLQKPVPEGPIGAMRTADAKGPATYRGYREGQVTETTHNGLQAGLWEFVWDGSTADGGSRYTYDLSWDEGGKMIDVWISSPLASRTEAKRHFDTAIDAFELTGQ, from the coding sequence ATGGGCATCTTCGGGGGCGAGGGCCGGCTGATCGGTGGGCGGTACCGTCTGGGCATACGGCTGGGCCGCGGCGGAATGGGGACCGTCTGGCAGGCCACCGACGAACTTCTGGGCCGCCAAGTCGCGGTGAAAGAACTCCACTTGGACGAGGGGGCGGCCGAGCCCGAGGCGCGGCTGCAGCGCGACCGGGCGATCCGCGAGGCACGGACGGTCGCACAGATCAAACACCCCAATGTGATCGTGGTGCACGACGTCGTCTTGCAGGACGGCCAGCCGTGGATCGTGATGGAGCTGGTGGAGGGCCCGTCCCTGGCCGACCGGCTCTACAGCGGCGGCCCGTTCGCGCCCCGCGAGGCGGCCCGGATCGGCCTCGCGCTGCTGGGCGCGCTGCGGGCGGCGCACACCCGCGGGGTGCTGCACCGTGACCTCAAGCCGGCCAACGTCCTGATGGAGGCGGGCACCGGCCGGGTCGTGCTCACCGACTTCGGTATCGCCCGGGTCCCCGGCGTCACCACGCTGACCGAGACCGGCGGATTCGTCGGCTCGCCCGAATACACCGCGCCGGAGCGGATGGAGGGCCGCGGCACCGGCCCGGAGGCCGACCTGTGGTCGCTCGGGGTGCTGCTGTGCGCCGCGCTCAGCGGTGAATCGCCGTTCCGCCGGGACTCGTTGGGCGGTGTGCTGCATGCCGTCGTGTACGACGAGATCGAAATCCCCGAGGCGGCCCGCCCGTTACTCGCCGTCGTCCAGGGCCTGCTGGAGCGCCGGCCGGTCCGACGGCTGGACATCGCGGAGACCGAGACGATGCTGCGCGGCTATCTGGAGTCCGGCCGGGCTCCCGAGCGCGGCGCCCACGGGGGACCCGGCGGGCACGGTGGCTTCCGGGGGCACGGCGGGGCAGGTCACGGATCCGGTCAGGGATCCGGTCACGGATCCGGTCGCGGGGCGGGGCACGGAGCCGTCGGCGCGGCGGCCGTCGCGGGCGGCCCGGGTGGTCCCGGAGCGCCGGGTGGCCCTGGAGGGCCGGGGGGCGCCCCCGGAGGGCCGGGCGGCCCGGGTGGTTTCGGCGGCCTCGGCCGCCATGCTCCACTCCACGACGGCCCCGGTGCCGGCCGGGCCGGCGAACACCCGCCGAGCGAGGACCCGGTCCACGGCCATCCCCTGCCCGGCAGCCCCCCGTTCGCCTCCACCCCGCCCGACTCCCACCCCTTCCACGGCCTCACGCCCCCCGGCCACGGCGGCGCACACCCGGGTGTCCCGGCCGGCCGCGCCCCCGGTGTCCCGTTTCCCGCCGCGCTGGACGACCGGGCGCCCGCCGTCGCCGCCCGCCCGCGTACCGGCCGTACCCGTACGGCACTGCTCATCGCGCTCGCGGTGGTGGTGATCGGTGGTGCCGGGGCGGGCATCTCCGCCCTGCTGATGAGCAAGGGCGGCACCGACGACAACCACGGCGAGCACAGCCGCCCCAGCGGCTCCCGGCAGGCAGCGGACGCCAAGCCCCCGAGGAAGCCCGGCGGGGCGAACCCCACCGTCACCGTCCCCTCCGAGCCGTCCCCGGGCGCCACCGCCAAGCTCCCGGCCGGCTACACCCTGGTCCGCGACCCGGAGGGCTTCTCGTTCGCGGTACCGGACGGCTTCACCCGCTCCTACGAGAACGACCGGGTCTACTACTACTCCCAGGGCAAGCGCTTCCGGATCGGCGTCCAGTTGCAGAAGCCGGTCCCGGAGGGCCCCATCGGCGCGATGCGCACGGCGGACGCGAAGGGCCCCGCCACCTACCGCGGCTACCGCGAGGGGCAGGTCACCGAGACCACCCACAACGGGCTCCAGGCGGGGCTCTGGGAGTTCGTCTGGGACGGCAGTACGGCGGACGGCGGCTCGCGCTACACCTATGACCTCAGCTGGGACGAGGGCGGAAAGATGATCGACGTCTGGATCTCCTCCCCGCTCGCCTCGCGCACGGAGGCCAAACGGCACTTCGACACCGCGATCGACGCGTTCGAGCTGACCGGGCAGTGA
- a CDS encoding succinic semialdehyde dehydrogenase, with product MTDSQDTGTPSAATAADEAPADAPTEAAQAPAPAEAPAPVDGNPVAAAPPGRRTAADVVTPEVAARLTRAVIGTGRTANHTPFTGEKLADLPESTPEDVATAFERARAAQQRWAGVPVRQRAAVLLRFHDLVLRRQAEVLDLIQLETGKARLHAHEEVQAVAVAARHYGRKAPAYLRPKAHTGVVPTLTKVSELRHPRGVVGQIAPWNYPLELSVGDALPAFVAGNAVVMKPDTETALTALWAREQLIEAGLPEDLWQVVIGDGPVIGPAVVEHADYVSFTGSTRTGREVAQGAAARLVGVSLELGGKNAMLVLHDADVEKAAAGAVRGCFSSAGQLCISIERLYVHESIADDFLQRFAARTKAMRLGNSLAYGADMGSLVGERQLETVTRHVEEAVAKGAGLVAGGRPRPDIGPLFYEPTILDGVEAPMAVCGEETFGPVVSVYRFSDEDEAVALANATPYGLNSSVWTKDGRRGRAVAARLRTGTVNVNESYAAGYGSVQSPMGGMGDSGLGRRHGSEGILKYTEAQTVAHQRLLPLAPSFGMTDEKYAQFMTRSLRAMKAFRLR from the coding sequence ATGACGGACTCGCAGGACACCGGAACGCCCTCCGCCGCCACCGCCGCCGACGAGGCCCCCGCCGACGCCCCCACGGAGGCCGCCCAGGCCCCCGCGCCCGCCGAGGCCCCCGCCCCCGTCGACGGCAACCCGGTCGCGGCCGCCCCACCCGGCAGGCGTACCGCCGCCGATGTGGTCACCCCGGAAGTGGCCGCCCGGCTCACCCGCGCCGTGATCGGCACCGGCCGCACCGCCAACCACACCCCGTTCACCGGCGAGAAGCTGGCGGACCTGCCGGAGTCCACCCCCGAGGACGTCGCCACCGCCTTCGAGCGGGCCCGCGCCGCTCAGCAGCGGTGGGCGGGAGTCCCGGTCCGGCAGCGTGCCGCCGTCCTGCTCCGCTTCCACGACCTGGTGCTGCGCCGCCAGGCCGAGGTGCTCGACCTGATCCAGCTGGAGACCGGCAAGGCGCGGCTGCACGCCCATGAGGAGGTGCAGGCGGTCGCCGTCGCCGCCCGCCACTACGGCCGCAAGGCCCCCGCCTACCTCCGGCCCAAGGCCCACACCGGCGTCGTACCGACCCTCACCAAGGTCTCCGAGCTCCGCCACCCCCGTGGTGTCGTCGGCCAGATCGCCCCGTGGAACTACCCCCTCGAACTCTCCGTCGGCGACGCCCTGCCGGCCTTCGTCGCCGGCAACGCCGTCGTCATGAAGCCCGACACGGAGACCGCGCTGACCGCCCTGTGGGCCCGTGAACAGCTCATCGAGGCCGGGCTTCCGGAGGACCTCTGGCAGGTGGTGATCGGCGACGGTCCGGTCATCGGCCCCGCCGTCGTCGAGCACGCCGACTACGTCTCCTTCACAGGCTCGACCCGTACGGGCCGCGAGGTCGCCCAGGGCGCCGCCGCCCGCCTGGTCGGCGTCTCCCTCGAACTCGGCGGAAAGAACGCCATGTTGGTGCTGCACGACGCCGACGTGGAGAAGGCCGCCGCCGGCGCCGTCCGCGGCTGCTTCTCCTCCGCCGGCCAGCTGTGCATCTCCATCGAGCGGCTCTACGTCCACGAGTCCATCGCCGACGACTTCCTCCAGCGGTTCGCCGCCCGTACGAAGGCGATGCGGCTCGGCAACTCCCTCGCCTACGGCGCCGACATGGGCTCCCTGGTCGGCGAGCGCCAGCTGGAGACCGTCACCCGGCATGTCGAGGAGGCCGTCGCCAAGGGCGCCGGGCTCGTCGCCGGCGGCCGCCCCCGTCCCGACATCGGCCCGCTCTTCTATGAGCCCACCATCCTCGACGGCGTCGAGGCACCCATGGCCGTGTGCGGCGAGGAGACCTTCGGCCCGGTCGTCTCCGTCTACCGCTTCAGCGACGAGGACGAGGCGGTGGCACTCGCCAACGCCACGCCCTACGGCCTGAATTCCAGCGTCTGGACCAAGGACGGCCGCCGCGGCCGCGCCGTCGCCGCCCGGCTGCGCACCGGCACGGTGAACGTCAACGAGTCCTACGCCGCCGGCTACGGGAGCGTGCAGTCGCCGATGGGCGGCATGGGCGACTCGGGGCTGGGCCGCCGGCACGGCTCCGAGGGCATCCTCAAGTACACCGAGGCACAGACCGTCGCCCACCAGCGGCTGCTGCCGCTCGCGCCGTCCTTCGGGATGACGGACGAGAAGTACGCACAGTTCATGACCCGCAGCCTGCGCGCGATGAAGGCGTTCCGACTCAGGTAA
- a CDS encoding sensor histidine kinase, with protein sequence MSLADGPGRRVRALADGPPGRLVRRIAPIVVPVLLGGADAVLVNGFDPALELWLSLVAAVAMLLRRRFPLLVHLLTLPGLYIGYIWFAPMIGLYTLAMLRPGRARLGVCALLLVAAHFFPYPISDFEATGHRENTLVLIDACVTAAAPIALGLLVRTRQELAFRVEDLTRSLRREDRLLADRVKTTERARLAREMHDVVAHQVSLISLQAGAVQVSTADEAARAGATTIRELSVRTLEELRHMVGVLRADGGDAHRDRDLAPQPDLDELPRLIELSALDVTYESALAAGTSGPKTVERAAFRTVQEALTNVRKHAPGARVRVRVAPVDTIRTPEAENEAGKDRAGKDGSGTGEGLRVEIRNGPPDATATVPALPGGGHGLVGLRERAQSLGGTLEARRTSDGGFVVRAEFPYAAG encoded by the coding sequence ATGAGCTTGGCCGACGGCCCCGGAAGACGCGTACGGGCGCTCGCCGACGGGCCGCCGGGGCGGCTGGTGCGGCGTATCGCGCCGATCGTGGTACCGGTCCTCCTCGGCGGCGCCGACGCGGTGCTCGTCAACGGCTTCGACCCGGCCCTGGAGCTGTGGCTTTCGCTGGTCGCCGCGGTGGCCATGCTGCTGCGCCGCCGCTTCCCCCTCCTCGTCCACCTCCTCACCCTCCCCGGCCTCTACATCGGCTACATATGGTTCGCGCCGATGATCGGCCTCTACACCCTGGCCATGCTCCGCCCCGGCCGGGCCCGGCTCGGTGTCTGCGCGCTGCTGCTGGTCGCCGCGCATTTCTTCCCGTATCCGATCTCCGACTTCGAAGCCACCGGCCATCGCGAGAACACGCTGGTACTGATCGACGCCTGTGTCACCGCGGCCGCGCCGATCGCCCTGGGCCTCCTGGTGCGCACCCGCCAGGAGCTCGCCTTCCGCGTCGAGGACCTCACCCGGAGCCTGCGCCGCGAGGACCGGCTGCTCGCGGACCGGGTCAAGACCACCGAACGCGCCCGGCTCGCCCGTGAGATGCACGATGTGGTGGCCCACCAGGTGAGCCTGATCAGCCTCCAGGCGGGGGCGGTGCAGGTCAGCACGGCGGACGAGGCGGCCCGCGCGGGCGCCACCACGATCCGGGAACTGTCCGTGCGGACGCTGGAGGAGCTGCGGCACATGGTCGGCGTCCTGCGGGCGGACGGCGGTGACGCTCATCGGGACCGCGATCTCGCGCCGCAGCCCGATCTGGACGAGTTGCCGCGGCTGATCGAGCTGAGTGCGCTGGATGTGACGTACGAGAGCGCCTTGGCGGCCGGTACGAGCGGACCCAAGACGGTGGAGCGGGCGGCCTTCCGCACGGTCCAGGAGGCGCTCACCAACGTCCGCAAGCACGCACCGGGGGCGCGGGTCCGGGTCCGGGTCGCCCCGGTGGACACGATCCGCACGCCGGAGGCGGAGAACGAGGCCGGGAAGGACAGGGCCGGGAAGGACGGGAGCGGTACGGGCGAGGGCCTGCGGGTGGAGATCCGCAACGGGCCGCCGGACGCGACGGCGACGGTGCCCGCGCTTCCCGGGGGCGGCCACGGTCTGGTGGGGCTGCGCGAGCGGGCGCAGAGCCTCGGCGGGACGCTGGAGGCGCGTCGCACGTCCGACGGCGGCTTCGTCGTACGGGCGGAGTTCCCGTACGCGGCGGGGTGA
- a CDS encoding SCO4402 family protein has translation MGRMPLNDMPWWRWRSNVRSALHMLSDPVFHQETWVVGRPGYGDVTDAVYRLVEDTWLDNWSADKYVGTIFRDAQEAALVDVAVLRVLRIMHQVGADAPVAVYVEHPGWPEAVQAAREAHVRLAAADGEDPDAPPRSLEVLTIMTGGPDASA, from the coding sequence ATGGGCCGCATGCCACTCAACGACATGCCGTGGTGGCGCTGGCGCAGCAATGTGCGCTCCGCGCTGCACATGCTCTCCGATCCCGTCTTCCACCAGGAGACCTGGGTGGTCGGCCGGCCAGGGTACGGAGACGTCACCGACGCCGTGTACCGGCTGGTCGAGGACACCTGGCTGGACAACTGGTCCGCCGACAAATACGTCGGCACGATCTTCCGGGACGCCCAGGAGGCGGCGCTGGTCGATGTCGCCGTACTCCGGGTGCTGCGGATCATGCATCAGGTCGGCGCGGACGCCCCGGTCGCCGTCTACGTGGAGCACCCGGGCTGGCCGGAGGCCGTCCAGGCGGCCCGCGAGGCGCATGTCCGGCTGGCGGCGGCGGACGGTGAGGACCCGGACGCCCCGCCGCGCTCCCTGGAGGTGCTGACCATCATGACCGGCGGCCCCGACGCCTCGGCCTGA
- a CDS encoding sigma-70 family RNA polymerase sigma factor: MGNDAPPRWDRRMQQRLARGEAAALGELYDRFASLVHSLAHRVLADEDAADRTTREVFVYLWEHPDSFDPKQGSLRSWVAAVTRHQAVRRLRRTEAASARDRGPDAPEPAAIEQKIHEASTAARADYIVTSMPAPLRDALELAYFQRRDYRQTAAELGVTEDEARRRLRLGLQLLSTAHNHPALPPSAPTVHGRSR, translated from the coding sequence ATGGGAAACGACGCACCACCGCGCTGGGACAGGCGGATGCAGCAGCGGCTGGCCCGCGGCGAAGCGGCCGCGCTCGGCGAGCTCTACGACCGTTTCGCCTCGCTCGTGCACAGCCTCGCGCACCGCGTCCTGGCCGATGAGGACGCCGCCGACCGCACCACCCGAGAGGTGTTCGTCTACCTCTGGGAGCACCCGGACTCCTTCGACCCCAAGCAGGGCTCGCTGCGCTCCTGGGTCGCGGCGGTCACCCGCCATCAGGCCGTCCGGCGGCTGCGCCGGACCGAGGCCGCCTCGGCGCGCGACCGCGGCCCCGACGCACCGGAGCCCGCCGCGATAGAGCAGAAGATCCACGAGGCATCCACCGCCGCCCGCGCCGACTACATCGTCACGTCCATGCCCGCACCGCTGCGCGACGCCCTGGAGCTGGCGTACTTCCAGCGGCGCGACTACCGCCAGACCGCCGCCGAACTCGGCGTCACGGAGGACGAGGCCCGGCGCCGGCTCCGCCTGGGCCTGCAGCTGCTGTCCACCGCCCACAACCACCCGGCGCTGCCGCCCTCCGCGCCCACGGTCCATGGACGGTCGCGGTGA
- a CDS encoding zf-HC2 domain-containing protein gives MKGPDEFDDRGRPGGPGERPRIPSPRAAAEDHGPLPNPPAPANSPEDRGPEPPAASATRPVPASPATPAPPHHVLKSLLGAWALAACSAEETAAVEAHLTDCASCADEALRLRDAVGLLHPADSLDLDPLLRSRVLEGCLGRRPARIPVPEWATPYDAEAAKLDALLRDMGEAEWRAPVRLRWFQGERPVERETTVAGVIGHLMTVDGLVATTLGLADPLGRTVPGALGPTTRTEKYWQAVGAEPSRLATHGPWRDQSHALIRTVSFAGDSAGELSVPYGAFRLPLCDSFLDRAFECWVHAGDIADAVDYPYQPPAAGHLHQLVDLAARLLPVALAERRRAGLAAPPRSLVEAGAPGRTLHLEVEGNGGGHWYIALDSPAALGSPDRTVAHIALDSAEFCQLAAGHVAPEEAVAGQHGERDAIRDVLSATASLSRL, from the coding sequence GTGAAGGGCCCGGACGAGTTCGACGACCGCGGAAGGCCCGGCGGGCCCGGTGAACGGCCGCGTATACCGTCACCGCGCGCCGCCGCCGAGGACCACGGCCCGCTGCCGAACCCGCCCGCGCCCGCGAACTCCCCGGAGGACCGCGGCCCCGAGCCGCCCGCCGCGTCGGCCACCCGCCCGGTCCCGGCGTCCCCGGCCACACCCGCCCCACCGCACCACGTCCTCAAGTCGCTGCTCGGCGCCTGGGCGCTGGCCGCCTGCTCCGCCGAGGAGACGGCCGCCGTCGAGGCGCATCTCACGGACTGCGCCTCCTGCGCGGACGAGGCACTGCGGCTGCGCGACGCCGTCGGTCTGCTGCATCCCGCCGACAGCCTCGACCTCGATCCGCTGCTGCGCTCCCGCGTCCTGGAGGGCTGCCTGGGCCGCCGGCCGGCCCGTATCCCCGTCCCGGAGTGGGCGACGCCGTACGACGCGGAGGCCGCCAAACTCGACGCGCTGCTGCGGGACATGGGCGAGGCGGAGTGGCGCGCCCCGGTGCGGCTGCGCTGGTTCCAGGGCGAGCGTCCGGTCGAGCGGGAGACCACCGTGGCAGGCGTCATCGGACATCTGATGACGGTGGACGGGCTGGTCGCGACGACACTGGGCCTCGCCGACCCGCTCGGCCGCACCGTCCCGGGCGCCCTGGGCCCCACCACACGGACGGAGAAGTACTGGCAGGCCGTGGGCGCGGAGCCCAGCCGACTCGCCACCCACGGCCCGTGGCGCGACCAGAGCCACGCGCTGATAAGAACCGTCTCGTTCGCCGGCGACAGCGCCGGTGAACTCTCCGTCCCGTACGGCGCGTTCAGGCTGCCGCTGTGCGACTCGTTCCTGGACCGCGCCTTCGAGTGCTGGGTGCACGCGGGCGATATCGCGGACGCGGTGGACTATCCGTACCAGCCGCCCGCCGCCGGGCATCTGCACCAGCTCGTCGACCTCGCCGCCCGGCTGCTGCCGGTCGCGCTGGCCGAACGCCGGCGGGCCGGACTGGCAGCGCCGCCGCGGAGCCTGGTGGAGGCGGGCGCCCCGGGCCGCACGCTCCATCTGGAAGTCGAGGGCAACGGCGGCGGTCACTGGTACATAGCCCTGGACTCCCCGGCGGCGCTCGGCTCGCCGGACCGCACGGTCGCGCATATCGCCCTGGACAGCGCCGAGTTCTGCCAACTGGCGGCCGGCCATGTCGCCCCGGAGGAGGCCGTAGCGGGCCAGCACGGCGAACGCGACGCGATCCGCGACGTCCTCTCCGCGACGGCGTCACTGTCCCGCCTGTGA